In the Tenuifilum sp. 4138str genome, GTAAAGCGCCACGGCTTTAGTGGAGTGGGCGGAAGAACCCACGGTCAGCATAACCGTCAGCGTCACCCGGGTTCTATGGGTGCATCTTCGTTCCCTTCACGTGTACTTCCAGGCAAGCGTTTGGCAGGCCGTACCGGAGGCGAAAGGGTGAAAATCATCAACCTACGTGTTCTTAAGGTTATCCCTGAGAGCAATCTTTTACTCGTTAAAGGATCGATTCCAGGGGCAAAGGGTTCTTACATAATTATTGAGAAGTAATGGAAATCAAGGTACTTAACATACAAGGACAGGAAACCGGCAGGACTATTCAGTTGGAAGACTCGATTTTTGGTATCGAACCCAACGACCATGCCATTTACCTCGACGTTAAGCAAATACTAGCAAACCGTCGTCAGGGTACGCACAAATCCAAACAGCGTAACGAGGTTTCCGGTAGTACCCGTAAGCTAAAACGCCAAAAGGGTACCGGTACTGCTCGTGCAGGTAGCATCAAGTCGCCCTTGTTCCGTGGTGGTGGACGTATTTTTGGTCCCGTTCCACGCGATTATAGCTTTAAGCTAAACAAGAAGGTTAAGCAGCTGGCTCGTAAGAGCGCTCTTGCATACAAGGTTAAGGAGAATGCTCTGCTTGTTATTGAAGACTTCAACTTAGATACTCCAAAAACCAAGGAATTTTTAAATATCTGCAAGAACCTGAACGTAGCCGACAAAAAAACACTCTTCTTGTTGGGCGAGCCAAATAAAAATATATATTTGTCGTCCAGAAATTTACAGAAGCAAACGGCTGCAATTGCCTCATCAGTAAACACTTACGATATTCTAAATGCTAATATGTTAGTGTTAACTGAGAGTTCTGTAGATGCTCTGAACAAAATGTTTAAGGTATCATAATAAGGAAGCGCCATGGATATACTGATAAAACCAGTTGTAACTGAAAAGATGGAGCGCTTAACCGATAAGCTGAACCAATACGGCTTTATCGTGGATAAGAGAGCTAATAAGTTACAGATAAAGAAGGCGATAGAGGAACTATACGGGGTAACCGTTGACTCAGTGAATACTATGCGTTATGCTGGTAAAGTTAAGTCCCGCTACACCCGTACCGGTGTATTGGTGGGTCGTACCAATAGCTACAAAAAGGCTATCGTAACGCTTAAGGAAGGAGATAAGATTGATTTTTATAGCAACATTTAACTAAGATGGCTGTACGGAAACTAAAACCTGTTACACCAGGACAGAGACACAAGATTATAGGTTTGTTCGATGACATTACGACAAACAAACCTGAGAAGTCGTTACTAGTCCCCCTGAAAAAGACTGGTGGTCGCAATAACCAAGGCCGAAGGACCATGCGATATATAGGGGGAGGCCACAAGCGCAGATACAGATTAATAGATTTCCTGCGCAACCGTGACAATGAGCCTGCTGTAGTAAAGACTATTGAGTACGATCCCAACCGCACTGCACGTATTGCGCTGGTTGAGTACCCCGATGGCGAGAAGCGCTACATTGTAGCCCCTGCAGGGCTCAAGGTAGGCCAAACCATCATGTCGGGTCGCGGAGTAGCTCCTGAGGTGGGTAATACCCTTTACCTTGGCGAAATACCCCTAGGTACCATTATCCACAACATCGAGCTCTACCCCGGCCGTGGTGCTTGCATGGCACGTAGCGCAGGATCGTATGCTCAGCTCCTAGCCCGTGAGGGGAAGTACGCTATCATAAAGCTGCCTAGCGGCGAAACCCGCATGGTACTTAACGAGTGTAGAGCCACCATTGGTAGCGTGTCGAACTCTGACCACGCATTGGAAAAATCCGGAAAAGCCGGACGTAGCCGCTGGTTAGGTCGTCGTCCTCGCACCCGTGGTGTTGCCATGAACCCTGTTGATCACCCAATGGGTGGTGGTGAAGGACGTGCCTCAGGAGGACACCCACGCTCACGTAAGGGTATTCCTGCTAAGGGTTACAAGACTCGTTCTAAGAAGAAACACAG is a window encoding:
- the rplD gene encoding 50S ribosomal protein L4 — encoded protein: MEIKVLNIQGQETGRTIQLEDSIFGIEPNDHAIYLDVKQILANRRQGTHKSKQRNEVSGSTRKLKRQKGTGTARAGSIKSPLFRGGGRIFGPVPRDYSFKLNKKVKQLARKSALAYKVKENALLVIEDFNLDTPKTKEFLNICKNLNVADKKTLFLLGEPNKNIYLSSRNLQKQTAAIASSVNTYDILNANMLVLTESSVDALNKMFKVS
- the rplW gene encoding 50S ribosomal protein L23, with the protein product MDILIKPVVTEKMERLTDKLNQYGFIVDKRANKLQIKKAIEELYGVTVDSVNTMRYAGKVKSRYTRTGVLVGRTNSYKKAIVTLKEGDKIDFYSNI
- the rplB gene encoding 50S ribosomal protein L2, coding for MAVRKLKPVTPGQRHKIIGLFDDITTNKPEKSLLVPLKKTGGRNNQGRRTMRYIGGGHKRRYRLIDFLRNRDNEPAVVKTIEYDPNRTARIALVEYPDGEKRYIVAPAGLKVGQTIMSGRGVAPEVGNTLYLGEIPLGTIIHNIELYPGRGACMARSAGSYAQLLAREGKYAIIKLPSGETRMVLNECRATIGSVSNSDHALEKSGKAGRSRWLGRRPRTRGVAMNPVDHPMGGGEGRASGGHPRSRKGIPAKGYKTRSKKKHSSKFIIERRKK